One Natronomonas gomsonensis genomic window, AACACCAGGCGTACTCGCCGAACTTCCGGCGGGAGGCCGGCGAACACGGCACCGAGACGCGTGGCATCGTCCGCGTCCACCAGTTCAACAAAGTCGAGATGGTGAACTTCGTCCGCCCCGAGGAGAGCTACGACCGACTGGAGGGACTCCTCGATGAGGCAACCTCCGTGCTGGAAGCGCTCGGCCTCCCCTACCGCGTCCTGGAGATGTGTACCGGTGACATGGGCTTCACACAGGCGAAGAAGTACGACGTGGAGGTGTGGGCGCCCGGCGACGACATGGAAGACGGTCCCGAGGCCGGCGGTCGGTGGCTGGAAGTCTCCTCGGTGTCGAACTTCGAGGACTTCCAGGCCCGGCGAGCAGGAATCCAGTACCGCCCCGAACAGCACGAATCGGCAGAGTACATCCACACACTCAACGGCTCTGGAGTGGCGGTGCCGCGGGTCGTCGTTGCCATCCTGGAGTACTACCAGAACGACGACGGCACCGTCGACGTGCCCGAACCGCTCCAGCCGTACATGGGTTGCGAGGTCATCGAGGGTCACGACGCCGTCGGCGAAACCGCGGTCGGCGACGGCGCCTGATTACCGGGGTACCGGCCGGGCACACTCACCACAGAACGTGTACTCCTGACGGACGTCCTGTCCGCAGTGTCGACAACACCGGACGGCCGTCCCTTCGAGTTCGCATTCGATAGTCGCTTCGACGTCGGGTCGACCCCACTCGCGACGCCTGTCAAGAGGGGTCAACGCATCCGCCTCTCGAACCAGCGGTTCGAGGAGAAAGGCGACGACGACCGCAAGTGAGACGGCGACAGCCACGCTCGGAAGCATCAGTTCACCGTCGGAACTGGATGCAGTTAGCGGCCCTGCCGCTGCTGTACGGCCTTATTTGTTAGCCGGACGGCGGCCGAACCTCACAGCGGGTGTTCGTCGGTGTACGTTTGGATGTCGGCGATGGCTCCCCCGTCGATGTCGAAAGTATCCACGAAGCCGAACCACACCTCGCCGTCGGCCCGGAGCAGTCGCCCCTCGGCGGCGACGCGGCCGCCCGCTTCCGTGCTGTACACCGCATCGAGTACGTGTTCGGTGTCGGTTTCGGGGCGCTCTTCGCGCATGAACTCGACGAAGCGGTCCCTGCCGGAGAGCGTCCGGTCCGGGCGCTCGTGGACGAACCCCTCGGCGAGAAGCGACTCGAGCGTCTCGTAGTCGGCGGCGTCGATGCTTCGGTAGTACTCCCGCGTGAGGGCAGGGCCGTCCATACCGACAATGGAGTCGGCGCCCGGAAATATCCCGTCGGTCGCTCGGCGGGCGATTTTGAGTCAGTCGAGCGGTTTCGCGTACGTGACCTGTTTCGCATCGTACCCGGCGTTCTCGTAGAACGCCCTCGCGTCGTGGTTTTCGAACTCCGCCGAGACGTCGAGGTAGTCACAATCCTCTGTCGCCGCCAGTGTCTCGACTCGCTCGAGCAGTTTCGTGCCGTAGCCCCGTCCCCGGAACGCTTCTTTGACGTAGAGGTCAGTCACCGTGGCGTATTTGCCCTTCTCGCGTGTGGGTCGCTCTCCGAATTCGACGGCGACGAAGCCGACTTCCGCGCCTTCGTCTTCGAGCAGGAAGACGGTCCGTTCTTCGTCTTCCAGCAGTGATTCGAACTCTTCGACAGCCATTTCTACGGCGTCGTCGGTCAACGCGTTCAACTCGGAATACCGCTCCATCCGTTCGGCGAGTGGATGCCAGAACGTCTCCGCGAGCATCGCCACTTCGCTCGCTTCGGCTTCGCGTATCCGCATACGTCCACCGTTCGGTAGCGTCGACAAAATACTGTCCATGGGCCTAACCTCGGCACGT contains:
- a CDS encoding GNAT family N-acetyltransferase, whose translation is MRIREAEASEVAMLAETFWHPLAERMERYSELNALTDDAVEMAVEEFESLLEDEERTVFLLEDEGAEVGFVAVEFGERPTREKGKYATVTDLYVKEAFRGRGYGTKLLERVETLAATEDCDYLDVSAEFENHDARAFYENAGYDAKQVTYAKPLD
- a CDS encoding nuclear transport factor 2 family protein, translated to MDGPALTREYYRSIDAADYETLESLLAEGFVHERPDRTLSGRDRFVEFMREERPETDTEHVLDAVYSTEAGGRVAAEGRLLRADGEVWFGFVDTFDIDGGAIADIQTYTDEHPL